A section of the Methanofollis sp. UBA420 genome encodes:
- a CDS encoding Clp1/GlmU family protein yields the protein MIVPTPEWEGLVHDLEGTDRPGTVFLLGASDCGKTTLARWISTQMRDVAYIDGDPGQSVLGPPGTLGLELPDGRVRLRFTGAFSPSHALLATLVSLRRLLDAAVAEGPEVVLVDSCGYIWGDGGVEFQRRSIEILKPDAIVAIGRQAEIGRILAPFPAIQVHRLPPAPAARRRSQGERRRYRAERFARHMEGAEKIVVGPGVHRIGHAPTPGHFAALLDADGWVLTAGTVAAAGPEGVTLTAAPPAPDTPAYLEVADFRPDLPPRYLQEE from the coding sequence ATGATTGTCCCGACACCGGAATGGGAAGGTCTTGTGCACGACCTGGAGGGGACCGACCGACCAGGCACCGTCTTCCTCCTCGGTGCAAGCGATTGCGGCAAGACGACCCTTGCCCGCTGGATTTCCACACAGATGAGGGACGTCGCCTACATCGACGGCGATCCGGGGCAGTCTGTCCTCGGCCCGCCCGGCACCCTCGGCCTCGAACTTCCCGACGGGAGGGTCCGCCTGCGGTTCACCGGGGCGTTCTCCCCCTCGCACGCGCTCCTTGCGACCCTCGTCAGCCTGCGGCGTCTCCTCGACGCCGCCGTCGCCGAAGGGCCGGAGGTCGTCCTCGTCGATTCCTGCGGGTACATCTGGGGCGACGGAGGCGTGGAGTTCCAGAGGCGGTCAATCGAGATCCTCAAACCTGACGCCATCGTCGCCATCGGCAGGCAGGCCGAGATCGGCCGCATCCTCGCACCCTTCCCGGCCATACAGGTCCACCGCCTCCCCCCGGCGCCCGCGGCGCGGCGGCGGTCGCAGGGGGAGAGGCGGCGGTACCGTGCCGAACGGTTCGCCCGCCACATGGAGGGGGCCGAGAAGATCGTCGTCGGCCCGGGCGTGCACCGCATCGGCCACGCCCCGACCCCCGGCCACTTCGCCGCCCTCCTCGACGCCGACGGCTGGGTCCTCACCGCGGGAACAGTCGCCGCCGCGGGGCCGGAGGGCGTCACCCTCACGGCGGCGCCGCCCGCACCCGACACCCCGGCCTATCTTGAGGTCGCGGACTTCAGGCCCGACCTCCCGCCCCGCTACCTTCAAGAGGAATGA
- a CDS encoding beta-propeller domain-containing protein, translating to MDRWILLPLAGALLIVCVWGLALILPDAGGGVDESGLRTFSSDAEVIDFLKEHAATYPPGGYVDGVVPDTAPAEAPRTLTPTMAPTAGGAADYSSTNVQVAGVDEADVVKNDGEYLYILREGEFVVVRAVPPGEAEVVGRAAVDGWPRALFLAGDRLVVFTVKTEDDLVTPEGSAAPVPVHREVTAAEIWSVEDRANPRLLDTVTVTGAYEGARLIDGEVWLMTAERPSSPVYPLPEAGGVRPSIYTPPIPQRYYTFHTLASFPVAGGREASAVSFLLGDGGTMYVSAKNLYLAYYDAPGGKSVVHRFALAPGGAAYAATGMINGTVKNQFSMDEAGDTLRVATTSFQNNSTSGVYLLDRDLEVLGALEGIAPGERIYAARFIGDRLYLVTFRQIDPLFVIDLSGTKPAVLGALKIPGYSEYLHPCGDHCLIGVGRETAVNEWGGTVNGGLKVALFDVADVSAPTVVDTAVIGGQMTGSPALEDHKAFFFDERRGVLVLPVFDHRENYPVSSSPWNGAYVFTVSEGEGIDHIGTIAHESSWDGRVERTVRFDETLATISELSIVLTDLPDCTRAGSVVLGDSSVLPPPVVTTPRPLPPEMGE from the coding sequence ATGGACCGGTGGATACTCCTGCCCCTTGCCGGGGCCCTGCTGATCGTGTGTGTCTGGGGCCTCGCCCTCATCCTCCCCGACGCGGGGGGAGGGGTGGACGAGAGCGGCCTGCGCACCTTTTCTTCCGATGCCGAGGTGATCGATTTCCTGAAAGAGCATGCGGCAACGTACCCGCCGGGCGGGTACGTGGACGGCGTCGTCCCTGATACGGCGCCGGCAGAGGCACCCCGGACCCTCACCCCCACGATGGCCCCGACGGCCGGCGGTGCGGCCGACTATTCCTCGACGAACGTGCAGGTCGCCGGCGTGGACGAGGCCGACGTCGTCAAGAACGACGGGGAGTACCTCTACATTCTCAGGGAAGGGGAGTTCGTCGTCGTCCGCGCTGTCCCGCCCGGCGAGGCGGAGGTCGTCGGCCGTGCGGCGGTGGACGGGTGGCCGCGGGCGCTCTTCCTCGCGGGCGACCGTCTCGTTGTCTTCACCGTGAAGACGGAGGACGACCTTGTCACCCCCGAGGGGAGCGCGGCGCCGGTGCCGGTGCACAGGGAGGTGACCGCCGCAGAGATCTGGTCGGTGGAAGACCGGGCGAACCCCCGTCTCCTCGACACCGTCACCGTCACCGGGGCCTACGAGGGTGCGCGGCTCATCGACGGCGAGGTCTGGCTCATGACCGCGGAGCGCCCCTCCTCGCCTGTCTATCCTCTGCCCGAGGCCGGGGGCGTCCGTCCCTCGATCTACACTCCGCCGATCCCCCAGCGGTACTACACCTTCCACACCCTCGCCTCCTTCCCGGTGGCGGGCGGCCGCGAAGCGTCGGCGGTCTCCTTCCTCCTTGGCGACGGGGGGACGATGTACGTCTCGGCGAAGAACCTGTACCTCGCCTACTATGACGCCCCCGGCGGGAAGTCGGTCGTCCACCGCTTCGCCCTTGCGCCCGGCGGCGCCGCCTATGCGGCGACAGGCATGATCAACGGCACGGTGAAGAACCAGTTCTCGATGGACGAGGCGGGCGACACCCTCAGGGTGGCGACGACCTCCTTCCAGAACAACAGCACGAGCGGGGTCTACCTCCTCGACAGGGATCTGGAGGTGCTGGGCGCCCTCGAAGGGATCGCGCCGGGCGAGCGGATCTACGCGGCCCGCTTCATCGGCGACCGCCTCTACCTGGTCACCTTCAGGCAGATCGACCCCCTCTTCGTCATCGACCTCTCCGGGACGAAGCCCGCCGTCCTCGGCGCCCTGAAGATACCAGGCTACTCCGAGTACCTCCACCCCTGCGGCGACCACTGCCTCATCGGCGTCGGCAGGGAGACGGCGGTGAATGAGTGGGGCGGCACCGTCAACGGCGGCCTGAAGGTCGCCCTCTTCGACGTCGCCGATGTCTCGGCCCCGACGGTCGTCGACACCGCTGTCATCGGCGGCCAGATGACCGGGTCGCCGGCCCTCGAGGACCATAAGGCCTTCTTCTTCGACGAGAGGCGCGGCGTCCTGGTCCTCCCGGTCTTCGACCATAGAGAGAATTATCCCGTCTCTTCCTCTCCCTGGAACGGGGCGTACGTCTTTACCGTCTCCGAAGGGGAGGGCATCGACCATATCGGGACCATCGCCCACGAATCGTCATGGGACGGGCGGGTGGAGAGGACGGTGCGCTTCGACGAGACCCTGGCCACGATCTCCGAACTCTCCATCGTCCTGACCGACCTCCCGGACTGCACCCGCGCCGGGTCGGTCGTCCTGGGGGATTCGAGCGTGCTCCCGCCGCCGGTGGTGACCACCCCGCGGCCCCTGCCGCCGGAGATGGGGGAGTGA
- a CDS encoding STAS domain-containing protein translates to MNTEEIAVSERSEGQAVVVSLQGRLDAVSSSAAAEALAAVTGRRPPAVVLDLGGLTYTSSSGLRVMLTALKEMRKGGGDLSIAGPQPRVRDVLVTAGFDRIIPIHPDVGEAVQAAEKR, encoded by the coding sequence ATGAACACAGAGGAGATAGCGGTCTCCGAGCGGTCGGAAGGGCAGGCGGTCGTCGTCTCCCTGCAGGGGAGGCTCGACGCCGTCTCCTCGTCGGCCGCAGCGGAGGCGCTCGCGGCGGTGACCGGGCGCCGCCCCCCCGCCGTGGTGCTCGACCTCGGCGGCCTCACCTACACGAGTTCCTCGGGTCTGCGGGTGATGCTGACGGCACTCAAGGAGATGCGGAAGGGCGGGGGCGACCTCTCCATCGCCGGGCCGCAGCCGCGGGTGCGGGACGTGCTCGTCACCGCCGGGTTCGACCGGATCATCCCCATCCACCCCGACGTCGGCGAGGCCGTGCAGGCGGCGGAAAAAAGGTAG
- a CDS encoding CBS domain-containing protein, with protein sequence MTLMECCQVPVVSVPPETPVFDVAAIMAEQNVGSVVVVENKKPVGIVTDRDITVRVTAHGLDPKKIPARTVMTADLLVLAGTTGLYEALEAIRKKGVRRVPVVDEHGALTGIITVDDIIRLLAAEMEGIAAVIRAGTPVI encoded by the coding sequence ATGACATTGATGGAGTGTTGCCAGGTGCCGGTCGTGAGCGTCCCGCCGGAGACGCCGGTCTTCGACGTCGCCGCGATCATGGCCGAGCAGAATGTGGGGAGCGTCGTCGTCGTGGAGAACAAGAAGCCCGTCGGCATCGTCACCGACCGGGACATCACGGTGAGGGTCACGGCGCACGGTCTGGACCCGAAAAAAATTCCGGCACGGACGGTGATGACCGCCGACCTTCTGGTGCTGGCCGGGACGACCGGCCTGTACGAGGCGCTCGAAGCGATCCGGAAGAAAGGGGTGAGGCGAGTCCCTGTCGTGGACGAGCACGGCGCCCTCACCGGCATCATCACGGTCGACGACATCATCCGCCTCCTTGCGGCCGAGATGGAGGGCATCGCCGCCGTCATCCGTGCGGGGACGCCGGTGATCTGA
- a CDS encoding DUF2721 domain-containing protein, which translates to MTTADIIQTMLAPGLMISACGLLILGMNNKYSLVFNRIRLLDEEKRKSSRCGDEDPVHRQNVCAQLAELGVRARRERNAIICYSTAVAAFVVTSFMIGLSDVQGLPALSLLTILSFLVGMVLVLAGVLFAAQEALMGYEIICIDMKDG; encoded by the coding sequence ATGACAACAGCAGACATCATCCAGACGATGCTTGCGCCGGGGCTCATGATCTCGGCGTGCGGCCTCCTCATTCTCGGGATGAACAACAAGTACTCCCTTGTCTTCAACAGGATACGCCTCCTCGACGAGGAGAAAAGAAAGAGTTCCCGGTGCGGCGACGAGGATCCCGTTCACCGACAGAACGTCTGCGCACAACTCGCCGAACTGGGGGTGCGGGCGCGCCGTGAGAGGAATGCCATCATATGCTATTCCACCGCCGTGGCGGCCTTCGTCGTCACCTCGTTCATGATCGGCCTCTCCGACGTCCAGGGCCTGCCCGCCCTCTCCCTCCTCACCATCCTCTCCTTCCTCGTCGGGATGGTGCTCGTCCTCGCCGGCGTCCTCTTCGCGGCGCAGGAAGCCCTGATGGGCTACGAGATCATCTGCATCGACATGAAGGACGGATAA
- a CDS encoding ATP-binding protein — protein sequence MVIEYPEPAAILQALPLPVGVIDRDGRVIRANPLFSSVPDDLLSSPDFAAFLAHVREEGAASATLCTGPDCFEAKGRVVPGPGGHVVVALVPDRDGGQGGCRLAVLVGIIRAATAPTSLQETLAAVVEKTVALLDFDAGAIYFVEKGGASAARRADAGLYRLYFPDAIAVGGDGDDWSSIFSDGRARYGEAYLGVAHAEGELGVYSHAVVPVSLPSGTVIGALAIANSSFHSFSPLEKETLEAIGREVGGIIHKAALADDLAAARTEADLYLDVLTHDINNANSVAMGYLEMLREEVAGEQSVFAGKCLSGIRQSCGIIDRVQVLRACQQEPTLRAVPLDPVIRSVIDGFPGASVTYAGTGAVVRADDLLPRIFENLIGNSLKHGGAAVGIAIDVAAENGGVDVRVSDTGPGIPPGARKKVFERFFRYTRSRPGQGLGLYIVGTLVHRYGGEIRVEDRVEGRPEEGAAFCFTLRSG from the coding sequence ATGGTTATCGAGTATCCCGAACCCGCAGCCATATTGCAGGCCCTCCCCCTGCCTGTCGGCGTGATCGACCGGGACGGCCGCGTCATCCGGGCGAACCCCCTCTTTTCGTCGGTGCCGGACGACCTCCTCTCTTCGCCGGACTTCGCCGCGTTCCTCGCGCATGTGCGGGAGGAGGGTGCCGCGTCTGCAACCCTCTGCACCGGTCCGGACTGTTTCGAGGCGAAGGGGCGGGTGGTGCCGGGGCCGGGCGGCCATGTCGTCGTCGCCCTCGTCCCCGACAGGGATGGAGGGCAGGGCGGGTGCCGTCTTGCCGTCCTCGTCGGCATCATCAGGGCCGCCACCGCACCGACCTCCCTCCAGGAGACTCTGGCGGCGGTGGTGGAGAAGACCGTCGCCCTCCTCGACTTCGATGCCGGGGCTATCTACTTTGTCGAGAAAGGCGGAGCCTCGGCCGCGCGGCGCGCCGACGCCGGACTGTACCGTCTCTACTTCCCCGACGCCATCGCCGTCGGCGGCGACGGGGACGACTGGTCCAGCATCTTCTCCGACGGCAGGGCCCGGTATGGCGAGGCCTACCTCGGCGTCGCCCATGCCGAGGGGGAACTCGGCGTCTATTCCCACGCGGTCGTCCCGGTCTCCCTCCCCTCAGGGACGGTGATCGGCGCCCTCGCCATCGCAAACAGCAGTTTCCACTCCTTCTCCCCGCTGGAGAAGGAGACCCTGGAGGCGATCGGCAGGGAGGTCGGCGGCATCATCCACAAGGCCGCCCTTGCCGACGACCTTGCGGCCGCCAGGACCGAGGCCGACCTCTACCTCGACGTGCTGACGCACGACATCAACAACGCGAACAGTGTGGCGATGGGCTACCTGGAGATGCTCAGGGAGGAGGTCGCCGGCGAACAGTCCGTCTTTGCCGGGAAGTGCCTCTCCGGGATCAGGCAGAGCTGCGGGATCATCGACCGGGTCCAGGTCCTGCGGGCCTGCCAGCAGGAGCCGACCCTCCGTGCGGTGCCCCTCGACCCGGTGATCCGGTCGGTTATCGACGGTTTCCCCGGTGCATCGGTCACGTACGCGGGGACCGGAGCGGTCGTCCGCGCCGACGACCTCCTCCCCCGCATCTTCGAGAACCTCATCGGCAACAGCCTGAAGCACGGGGGCGCGGCCGTCGGGATCGCGATCGACGTCGCCGCGGAGAACGGCGGGGTCGATGTCAGGGTCAGCGACACCGGGCCCGGCATCCCGCCCGGCGCCAGAAAAAAAGTCTTCGAGCGTTTCTTCAGGTACACCCGCTCCCGGCCGGGGCAGGGCCTCGGCCTCTATATCGTGGGGACGCTGGTGCACCGGTACGGCGGCGAGATCAGGGTGGAGGACAGGGTGGAGGGGAGGCCCGAAGAGGGCGCCGCCTTCTGCTTCACTCTCAGGTCTGGCTGA
- a CDS encoding YbhB/YbcL family Raf kinase inhibitor-like protein, with amino-acid sequence MTGERSLHRIGVDLGFVEFPVRHTCDGAGISPRLTIAGLSAPSVALVVHNPYEQGCSFSPWLAWNIEPLRYSDGRAVVPEGVPPEKVVEAPVGMVQGTNSYGRIGYLGPCPPRGEAHRYYFRVYGLDTHLDLAPGSDQHALVAAMQGHALEYGETFAMYRRP; translated from the coding sequence ATGACAGGAGAGCGGAGTCTGCACAGGATCGGCGTCGACCTCGGCTTTGTCGAGTTTCCCGTCAGACACACCTGCGACGGCGCGGGCATCTCGCCGCGGCTCACGATCGCCGGTTTGTCGGCGCCGTCGGTCGCCCTGGTCGTGCACAACCCGTATGAACAGGGGTGTTCCTTCTCCCCCTGGCTCGCATGGAACATCGAGCCCCTGCGCTACTCCGACGGGCGGGCGGTGGTCCCGGAGGGCGTCCCGCCGGAGAAGGTGGTGGAGGCGCCGGTCGGCATGGTCCAGGGGACGAACAGTTATGGGCGGATCGGCTACCTGGGGCCGTGCCCGCCGCGGGGCGAGGCGCACAGGTATTATTTCCGGGTCTATGGCCTGGACACGCACCTCGACCTCGCGCCCGGTTCGGACCAGCACGCCCTCGTCGCCGCCATGCAGGGCCACGCCCTCGAATACGGCGAGACCTTCGCGATGTACAGGCGGCCCTGA
- the cas4 gene encoding CRISPR-associated protein Cas4 encodes MNIYLGEVLILLLLGALAFFIFAIRRHYSVQPVREEFGIPEGELLYTDLDKETGTFFSETYRISGRPDYVLRDEMSGAYIPVEVKSGRARKPYWNHILQLAAYCLLVEEHYGVRVPYGILVYGEGKQHRIEFTDDLREQVLSTVAEMRRCLDGAQVRRNHNAPARCRGCGHREVCLLALEEEE; translated from the coding sequence GTGAACATCTATCTGGGCGAGGTTTTGATCCTCCTCCTCCTTGGTGCGCTTGCTTTTTTCATCTTTGCGATCAGGAGGCACTACTCTGTTCAGCCTGTGCGGGAGGAGTTCGGGATCCCGGAGGGCGAACTCCTGTACACCGACCTCGACAAGGAGACCGGGACCTTCTTCTCCGAGACCTACCGGATCTCGGGGAGGCCGGACTACGTGCTGCGGGACGAGATGAGCGGGGCCTATATCCCGGTCGAGGTGAAGAGCGGGCGGGCGAGAAAGCCGTACTGGAACCATATTCTCCAGCTCGCCGCGTACTGCCTCCTCGTGGAGGAGCACTACGGCGTCCGCGTGCCGTACGGCATCCTGGTCTACGGCGAGGGAAAACAGCACCGGATCGAGTTCACCGACGACCTGAGAGAGCAGGTGCTCTCGACCGTGGCCGAGATGCGCCGGTGTCTGGACGGCGCCCAGGTCAGGCGGAACCACAATGCCCCGGCGCGGTGCCGGGGGTGCGGCCACCGGGAGGTCTGCCTCCTCGCGCTGGAGGAGGAGGAATGA
- a CDS encoding DNA methyltransferase: protein MSPSLDDSIGNFVAADGSPTCRETVCCGGIEVPRYHNEFWTARQRQASSIHEVSYRACFKPQLPRFFIDLFTRAGDVVYDPFSGRGTTAIEAALMGRRVIANDINPLSAVLARPRLSPPSLDAVAERLDEIPRSRGGRAGTDLSMFYHPKTRAEIVALRRYLLGRKEDEDGVDRWIRMVATNRLTGHSKGFFSVYTLPPNQAVSPESQRRINEKRRQKPEYRDTHALVLKKSQQLLKRVSPEEAAALRCAGTDALFLTGRADETPAIPDASVALTVTSPPFLDIVQYAKDNWLRCWFNGLDAEEVGAGITTARTVEEWQAVMGRVFAELFRVTRPGGRVAFEVGEVRHGRVALDEHVVPLGAGAGFLPEGIMVNSQAFTKTSNIWGIANNAGGTNTNRIVLFRKPERGRKSAKKSAVIDPDI, encoded by the coding sequence ATGTCCCCCTCCCTCGACGACTCTATCGGGAACTTTGTCGCCGCCGACGGGAGTCCGACCTGCCGGGAGACTGTGTGCTGCGGCGGGATCGAGGTGCCGCGCTATCACAACGAGTTCTGGACGGCGCGGCAGCGCCAGGCCTCCTCGATCCACGAGGTCTCGTATCGAGCGTGTTTCAAGCCCCAGCTCCCGCGTTTCTTTATCGACCTCTTTACACGGGCCGGGGATGTCGTCTACGACCCCTTCAGCGGCCGGGGCACGACCGCAATCGAGGCGGCCCTCATGGGGCGGCGGGTGATCGCAAACGACATCAACCCCCTGAGTGCGGTCCTCGCACGGCCGCGCCTCTCCCCGCCGTCGCTCGACGCGGTCGCCGAAAGGCTCGACGAAATCCCGCGGAGTCGGGGCGGGCGGGCCGGCACCGACCTATCGATGTTCTATCACCCGAAGACCCGGGCCGAGATCGTCGCCCTCAGGCGGTACCTCCTCGGCCGGAAGGAGGACGAGGACGGGGTCGACAGATGGATCAGGATGGTGGCGACGAACCGCCTCACCGGCCACTCGAAGGGGTTCTTCTCGGTCTACACCCTCCCGCCGAACCAGGCGGTCTCGCCGGAGAGCCAGCGGCGGATCAATGAGAAGAGGCGCCAGAAACCGGAGTACCGCGACACCCATGCCCTTGTCCTGAAAAAGTCTCAGCAACTCCTGAAGCGGGTCTCTCCGGAGGAGGCGGCGGCCCTCAGGTGCGCGGGGACCGACGCCCTCTTCCTCACGGGCCGGGCCGACGAGACGCCCGCGATCCCGGACGCCTCCGTCGCGCTCACCGTCACCTCGCCGCCCTTCCTGGACATCGTGCAGTATGCGAAGGACAACTGGCTGCGGTGCTGGTTCAACGGCCTGGACGCGGAGGAGGTCGGGGCCGGGATCACGACGGCGCGGACCGTGGAGGAGTGGCAGGCGGTGATGGGCCGGGTCTTTGCCGAACTCTTCAGGGTGACGCGGCCGGGCGGCCGGGTCGCCTTCGAGGTCGGCGAGGTGCGGCACGGCCGCGTCGCCCTCGACGAGCATGTCGTCCCCCTCGGCGCCGGGGCCGGTTTTCTCCCCGAGGGGATCATGGTGAACAGCCAGGCCTTCACCAAGACCTCGAATATCTGGGGGATCGCGAACAATGCCGGCGGGACGAACACGAACCGCATCGTCCTCTTCAGAAAGCCCGAACGGGGCAGGAAGAGTGCGAAAAAATCCGCAGTTATCGATCCCGATATATAA
- a CDS encoding ribonuclease HI family protein: MSDEGGLDIYTDGAARGNPGHAAYAYLLVADGAIVLEGSAYAGVTTNNTAEYLAIIHALEAAAGRTDGDLSVYSDSELVVRQMTGEYRVNKEHLRDLKARVLALAGRFRSVRFVSVRRTNPFIGRADRLCNDELDRRGA; this comes from the coding sequence ATGTCTGACGAGGGTGGGCTTGATATCTATACGGATGGGGCGGCGCGGGGCAACCCCGGCCATGCAGCCTATGCCTACCTCCTCGTCGCGGACGGCGCCATTGTCCTCGAAGGCTCGGCCTATGCCGGTGTCACGACGAACAACACCGCCGAGTACCTCGCCATCATCCACGCCCTCGAAGCGGCGGCCGGGAGGACGGACGGCGACCTCTCCGTCTATTCTGACAGCGAACTCGTGGTCAGGCAGATGACCGGCGAATACCGGGTGAACAAGGAGCACCTCAGGGACCTGAAGGCCCGCGTCCTCGCCCTGGCCGGCAGATTCAGGTCGGTGCGTTTCGTCTCCGTCCGCCGGACCAACCCTTTTATCGGGCGGGCCGACCGCCTCTGCAACGACGAACTCGACCGGAGGGGTGCCTGA
- a CDS encoding ABC transporter permease produces MDLRFLTITWRDLLRFVRFKSVLVASLVQPALWLAFFGIGMASSFDRFAPAAAAPGTTTIGYLTFMCAGVIALTTLFTSLYGGIIFLFDKNWGLLREIVASPLPRGSIIVGIALSGVTKSYLQAIVITGFGLILGVEFFAGFGAMETVVAVAGMLAFVGVFALGFLFLSSAIAVTMETPEGLQAVITLLTLPIFFASNALYPTATLPDALRALAAVNPLTHLITGLRYFAIGPDFTALGVRYVTTAADVAFSFCVLLVFAALTYLLARWRFRQVTVT; encoded by the coding sequence ATGGACCTCCGCTTTCTCACCATCACCTGGCGCGACCTCCTCCGCTTCGTCCGCTTCAAGTCGGTCCTGGTCGCCTCCCTCGTACAGCCCGCCCTCTGGCTCGCCTTCTTCGGGATCGGGATGGCGAGTTCCTTCGACAGGTTCGCCCCGGCCGCCGCCGCACCGGGCACGACGACGATCGGCTATCTCACCTTCATGTGCGCCGGGGTGATCGCCCTGACCACGCTCTTCACGAGCCTGTACGGCGGGATCATCTTCCTCTTCGACAAGAACTGGGGCCTCCTCCGGGAGATCGTCGCAAGCCCTCTCCCCCGCGGCAGCATCATCGTCGGCATCGCCCTCTCGGGCGTGACCAAGTCGTACCTTCAGGCGATCGTCATCACGGGTTTCGGCCTCATTCTCGGCGTCGAGTTCTTCGCGGGTTTCGGCGCGATGGAGACGGTCGTCGCCGTCGCGGGCATGCTCGCCTTCGTCGGCGTCTTCGCCCTCGGTTTCCTCTTCCTCTCCTCGGCGATCGCCGTCACGATGGAGACACCCGAAGGGTTGCAGGCCGTGATCACCCTCCTCACCCTCCCGATCTTCTTCGCCTCGAACGCCCTGTACCCGACGGCCACCCTGCCCGACGCCCTCAGGGCCCTCGCCGCGGTAAACCCCCTCACCCACCTCATCACCGGCCTCAGGTACTTCGCCATCGGCCCGGACTTCACCGCCCTCGGCGTCCGCTACGTGACGACGGCCGCGGACGTCGCCTTCTCCTTCTGCGTCCTCCTCGTCTTCGCCGCCCTCACCTATCTCCTCGCACGCTGGCGCTTCCGGCAGGTCACGGTGACCTGA
- a CDS encoding ATP-binding cassette domain-containing protein: MAAVIEVEGLEHSFGTVKAVQGISFTVEEGEIFSFLGPNGAGKSTVINVLTTLLPLQRGRAVVAGFDVAAEPDRVREAIGIVFQEVTLDRDMTVGETLEFHGRLYGMETEERRRSIDDLLVLVDLTDKRDVLTRHLSGGMKRRLEIARGLMTRPKVLFLDEPTIGLDPQTRRRIWDAIREVNQAGTTIFLTTHYMDEADHLSDRISLVDGGQIVLQGRPIDLKNALGQDLIYLETAEKERAAAVLSAMPAVKEVREKAKGVLLLTAADGTRLLPGVMAAMAEEGIRVTAVNMKKPSMDDVFVHFTGRALAGET; the protein is encoded by the coding sequence ATGGCAGCGGTCATCGAAGTGGAAGGGCTCGAACACTCCTTCGGGACGGTGAAGGCGGTGCAGGGGATCAGCTTCACCGTCGAAGAAGGGGAGATCTTCTCCTTCCTCGGGCCGAACGGCGCCGGAAAGAGCACGGTGATCAACGTGCTCACCACCCTCCTCCCCCTCCAGAGAGGGCGGGCCGTGGTGGCCGGGTTCGACGTGGCGGCCGAGCCCGATCGCGTGCGGGAGGCGATCGGGATCGTCTTCCAGGAGGTCACCCTGGACCGCGACATGACAGTCGGCGAGACCCTGGAGTTCCACGGCCGCCTGTACGGCATGGAGACGGAGGAAAGGAGGAGGAGCATCGACGACCTCCTCGTCCTCGTCGACCTGACGGATAAGAGGGACGTCCTCACCCGCCACCTCTCCGGCGGCATGAAGAGGCGGCTTGAGATCGCCCGCGGCCTCATGACCCGCCCGAAAGTTCTCTTCCTGGACGAACCGACGATCGGCCTCGACCCGCAGACGCGCCGGCGGATCTGGGACGCGATACGGGAGGTGAACCAGGCCGGGACGACGATCTTCCTGACCACCCACTACATGGACGAGGCCGACCACCTCTCCGATAGGATCAGCCTCGTCGACGGCGGGCAGATCGTCCTCCAGGGCCGGCCCATCGACCTGAAAAACGCCCTCGGCCAGGACCTCATCTACCTGGAGACCGCGGAGAAGGAGCGGGCGGCAGCGGTGCTCTCGGCGATGCCCGCCGTGAAGGAGGTGCGGGAGAAGGCGAAAGGCGTCCTCCTCCTGACGGCCGCGGACGGCACCCGCCTCCTCCCCGGCGTCATGGCGGCGATGGCGGAGGAGGGGATCAGGGTGACGGCGGTGAACATGAAAAAGCCCTCGATGGACGACGTCTTCGTCCACTTCACCGGGCGGGCATTGGCGGGGGAGACGTAA